A segment of the Strix uralensis isolate ZFMK-TIS-50842 chromosome 23, bStrUra1, whole genome shotgun sequence genome:
GCAAAAAGTTTTCTATCACCTATTCTTTATTAACCAGATTCAgtgaaggcagagaaggaaaacattgcCAAGGAAGATGATAGCAGAAAAAGGTGAAACAGAGCCAGAGTCTTTGTGTATTGGTTATGCAAAGAAGTGatacattatataaaaaaagaaatcacaaataaTTGTAGGAAGTATCAGTGTTTTGTTTCTCATCAGGCCCTCTCATTTGTTCTACCTGTTCCTATATAACTTCAGAGATTTACAATAAGTATTTGCagaagacaattttattttgtctttactAGGGATTTAGTCATTACTGTAAAGCTATAGCAGAACGAATGTTAGAACATTTATGAGCATCTCCAAAGCCAGAGGTGAACAGTTTCACGGTTCCTGGGAGGGGAAAGCAGTATTCCACAGAGCTTCGACAAAGCATGGACTCCTGTGATCAGCCAGGAGAGCGCTGATGAGAGCCTCTGCCATCTCAGCAAGCACCAGGAATGCTAGATTCTAAGCATTTGCCGGATGCCTATTAAGGGTTTTGCAATGACTGGCTACCAAATAAATAGCCACAGGGCACTGAGCTCTTCTTCTTGTCTCAGCTTCACATACACCTGCCAGAACAGCTTCCCAGACAAGGCAGTCATTTAAACCCACCTCTGATTTAATCTGGCCCTCCAGCTACAAGAGATATCTGGTTCTAATCAAGTAATACTAATATACTTGAATTTGGTAACATCAACCAACATTATAAGCATAGGGTACATATTAACTGCAACCATGTTTAGACTCAATTCTCCCAACCATTTCAAACATACATCATTACCAAAGTCAAAAAGAATTTGCCTCATGCTCTTGACTTTAGATTTCATCCTTTTAGCTATCACGTAGCAGAATATTTTCACATACAAAATATAATGGAGGGAAACTAGGGCAATGGATTTCAGACCAAATGATACTCAATTTCTCTATCagtattgggggaaaaaaaataggactAGGACCCATTCAGTAATCACACAACTAGTTTCTCTCTAGCTATGCCCAAAACTATGCCTCTTTCCAAAAAGAGAACAGGATCCTGAATTCAAGTTGTAAGGACACTAGTACATAACAATGGAAGAGTTTCCTACAGACTGTCAACTTCTACAGCTGACCTAATCTGGCAATGACTAGCATCAGTAGCTATTGCTGCTTAAGTGACTATACTCAGTTCTCCATGCAACAGGGAAAGATTCATCTTTCAAATACTCATAAAGTAGTCAAATTCCATTAAAGCTAAGGTCTCTGCCAAGAGAGATCTGTCTGCCCAAATCTCTCTTAATGCTTCCTCAAAAGTAATGACAGATGGGAAGATTTGTGCTCTTTTCCATTCCTGCATAATATGTCTGTTGTCACCCCCTCAGAATAAAGTGAGAGAACAAAAAAGTAttatctgtgttttaaaacaggtaaaatcaaaatacacaagaaaaagaTGGCTTGCAGTAGGATACGCAAATCAGAGGCTGAACCCAAAATAAAACCCTAGCTGTCTCATTTCCAATTAAATACTCCAGTTTAGAGAGGGGATTCGGAGGCCCTTCTGCACTCTTTTGTAACATCTGTGTGCAACAGAGTTTGGCTGAATCTCGGATCCTTCCAGAATTTGTATCAAGAGGAAATGTATGGACCTACAAGTGGCTCCCCTCTTCCACATCTGCCCCTCATGATGTGAGTGTGTGTGAAATTCAGACTGCACAAGACAGAAGAGTTATGGTGAGTGAGAGCAGAATGGATCAAAGTCCTGTGTAACACAATGGGGGTGTCAGTAGAGTGGCTTTTTGGGGCAGAGAAGCCAGAGTGTGGACTGTCCTATTCTTTATTCCAACTTCAACAAAAACATGTTTCTCATCAGAGGAAGCCTGAGAAGAATTTGCCCCTGGGAATGACAGAAGCTCCAGCTGGAAGAGGGCTCAGACAGGATTAGAGGCAGAACAAAAAGGTCAGGCTTTCATCTATGTGCAGTGGCACTTTCTGGTCTGAAGTATAAAAAGCAATTTTGCTATGGAAGGTTTCTGGAATGTCCATGACAAAAACGTGACTGAAGCCTACGGTCTGCTGTGGAGGTATCCTCAGTATTTTAATCAAATTGTACTTGCATATCTCTGGTAATATGTCAGGTCACCAATACCACACAGTAGCCTCACCAGCTGATGCTACGGACTACAGAGGTTTCTGTCTGAAATACAGCACACAGGCAGCCACCCACAATGAAACTCAAGACGCTCACACACTGCCGACCTCCTTCAAAAgatcccctcttcctcctctaagAAAATTCAGGTTTATGAAACATATGTATTCATATTCTGCCCCTTCAGTGCTTTGATGCTTTCATCTTCCTAAATCTTTGCACCCTGTGGGGTCTCTCAATGCTGTTCTGCAGATTAGCCAGCTGTGGTGCAAACCGGAGTCAGAAACAAAGCATTTAGCAGCAAGTGTAACAAAGCtaaggaggaagagaaactgcACCAACAAGAAATTGTGCTTCCTATTTCTCTAAAAGTGTGTATCAGATCAGCAAGGCTTTTCTAATCTTTTCTAATTAAGCAGAAATCCAGCAGCCACTTTGGATCAGCAAAAGAAGTCTAGATAGGATAGTATGTCTCAGTTGGGTTTGTcctaattttctttgtaaaacaaGCAAGAttagctttcttttgttttcttggacaCCAAGAAGCTTTCATGGCATTTACCCCAGGAGCAGATACATAAATCATTTACTCCTCTATTTGCATCTTATCTCTGCCAGTTACCACAATCAGAAACTTTGCAGGAAGATGCAAGAACCCACATGTCAGGCAATTACAGAGCAGCTGGCCTGTGGAGAAACAACTTATGCGTAAGGATCTAGAACAACAGTTGCAGACCTTTTGCAAAAGGTTGCGCCGCTGCTGAAACAGTTCTACTTTGGGATCAAACAGCTATAATCAACTTTTGAATTGCTAAAAGatataaaagagaaaactggaagTTGCTATCTCAGTGAGCTGCTCCTTAACCTCCGAATGTCTGAAGATTTAAGATTTATTCTTAAATCTCCATTTTATCTAACTGTGGACATTTTAATTACCCACAGATTTTCCTCTCTTAAAACCCTGTTAATAAACTGGCCTCGATGATACTAGAGTTAGATCACATGCCCTGTAAAACCCATCTCTTGTCAATCTTAACTAGACTGTCTTTCAGCATTACTTAATGTCCTTTTGCTTGTCCACTATGAGTACAGAGGCATAGCTTTTGACTTACATATTTTGCAGGCTTCTTTCCATCCCACCCTGAGATATTCCATCTCTAAAAAGAACAGCACTGAATCCTACAAAACGAAGTGCAGAGGCACCAGTGTCCTGAGAGAGGAGGGTTAGATGCTGAACTGAtgaattttctaaaatattaccTAAATTAAGAAATACAGCAGAGTTACCCCCTACAGCTTCTGGGGAATATATTAGTAGGACTTGTTGCAGCTAGGGCTGCCTACTACGGAGTTACCTTCTTTGAACTTTTATAAACTCATCCTGTTTGGACAGCCCTTTCACATTCCGGACCTCTAACGCTTTTACGTTATTGGAGTGCCAGAACTAGTCACCAAGAGGGCTACAATCCAATAGGCAATAATTGCTGGAAACTCTCCTCATTTCCGAGCTCTCTCCCACACCCCTTCAAAACAGAACTGAGTGAAGTCTCTCCTGCTCTTCCCAACCTTTCCTGGCTGAAACCTGTTCCAATTTCACCCTGTAGACACCTGATATGAACAGATGAACTGGGAGGGGCCAGAAAACTCTTCATAGCTTCAGGAGGGTGGAGGTAAACAGAAGAATAGTATATAAGATGCTTTGAGACAGACTTCCAAAGTGCATAGACTCTGACAGGAGGGGTCTGAAAAAAAGCTACTTCTTCAGGCTCCACCTTCGGAGACTCACTTCATTGGAAGAAAGCTAGGTATCAGTCTGCTGTAGCACTTGCAGAAAATTTCATACCTACCCCAGCTGCATTCAGCCTACCCGCAGTCAGCTGGAAGTTTTCTGTTGCTGTAAGCAAAAATGCCAGCAAGATCCACTGCTCAGCTGGCATGGCTCTGCATTGTCACTGTGTCTGTGGCAATCTatccagcactgctgcagaagCCTCCTAAAAGGAGAACAATCAATGGGAATGCACAGTCCAAGATGACAGGCTGCTGCGATGAGATTAAGGAGCTCAAGTTGCAGGTAGCCAACCTGAGCAGAATGCTGCAGGAGCTGAGCAAGAAGCAGGAAGGTGACTGGGTGAACGTGGTCATGCAGGTGATGGAGCTGGAAGGGAGCACCAAGCAGATGGAGTCCCGCCTCATTGATGCTGAGAGCAAATACTCCGAAATGAACAACCAGATAGATATCATGCAACTCCAGGCAGCTCAGACGGTCACACAAACTTCAGCTGGTAAGGAGGGAGTCACCAAGCTCCCAGATACACCTCTTAATGCACAGAATGAACTAATGACTAGTTCTTAATGCTAGCATGTCCCACTAACGTGATTAGCAAGTATGCATACTGAATACTTCTGCTTAAAGTACTTCTGTAAGTACTGAGTTCCTGAAAAAAATAGCTTGAATTCATCTGTCAGAAGTCCAAAGAACCAGCTGTATTTTAATATCTGTAGGTCTGTTATCAGGGAGTGGAAAAACTCAACAGGTACTGTATTTGTACAGGGAGAAACTCAGcctaatatttcattttctgagcACTACAGCACCAATCCAAAAAGAAAGGGAGCTGGCTCTGTCAGGGAATGGCTCTGGCAGTAATAGTCTCTGAGTTCACTGTGCTGACAGGGGACTACAAGTTGGTAAAACAATTAGAAGTGCTCTCCAAGCATTACTGGAGATTTGTAATTGTATCTTTATGACTATCTCTGAACTCAAGTAAAAGAGTGATTCATTATTTGAATGATAATTCTCAAAAATTCAAGGCTGTAGATGATGCAAGATGCAAACTGTGATATAAGCCTAGCCAGAACACAGTTAAATTGTTCAAAATTCTCTTTTCCCTGAGGGAAAATTTCACTGCATGCAGTCATTGCACAGGCCTGTACTAAACACGGAATGCAGGTGCATTTTGTAGGTCAGCTACCTGCAAAGCCACTTCCAGAAGAAAGTGTAAATTTTGTTGacttttctcttaaaatgaaaTTCACTGCAACAAGTTTAAAACTTCCTTAAAAAGAAACTGCTGTTGTCTGGGATGACCGGGTTTGCCAAAAGACTTCATTTggatatcttttttttaaatttgaaggaaaaactTCTAAATCTATTTACTAAATTCTTCTTACAAAAAGTTCCACACGGCTGGTTTTGACACACCACTGTTTACAGTAGGTCTTAAACAAAAATTATACCATAAAAAATCTCTTTGGAGCTGTAGTTAAggtttggaaaaaatacagtaacacaCAGAAGAAACTGACCCAGAAGATATTTAAAACAGATGCATCTCACCTCACCAGGTAAGAGACATTCAGTCTGTACTCCACTGAAAACTGTCAGAATGGATAAAGCCCTGCTTCAGCTAGTTTCTCTTCCTCAGAAGAACAGCTGTGCATTTTACCATCTTCAAGCCAGCTCCTACACCAGGAGGAAGGGAGGCTTGCAGAGACTGACAGATTGACCACAGCTAAAAGCCACCATCTCTGTCCCTGGCTCTAGTGCAAGAAGTGCTAAGCATATATGCCTCATCCACAAACTCGGCTAGCGTGTTCAAGTTCACAATCAAAACAGGCATCTGGCAGCAGATCTAACCATTCTATTAGATAAGCATTTATTATTTGGAGGTGACAGGACAGGACACAGCAAATATGTACCTTTTTACCTTccagcacagacacacagagtaGCAATGTGAAAAGAAAGTAGAGATGTCTCTTTggataggaaagggaaaaaaaaaagtcctactgCTACAACCTCTTTTTCCAATGCACGCGCTGATCACAATTAAAGCATTTCAGGAAAACGTTAGACTTGTGGGAAGTCTTCTTCATTTAATTACTCCTTGTATTACAAACTAAGCTTTACAGAAATCACAGAGGGGAGTTCTTGCTGTTCAGATTCTTACTTTCTGGTTCTGATTCAAGTAGACGCTGTCTATGACTGCTCATCCCTTTACCAGAAGAACTACCGAATCTCTGGTGTTTACAAGCTACCTTCTGATGAATTTTTGGGGAGTCCAGATCTGGAGGTAAGGATGTCAAGTACACAATATATATTACGTGCCTTTTCAAATATAATCAAGAAATACTTATCTATCAGAGATGAAAAGAGCACATACTGAGCTATGATACCCTGCACTTTGAATCAGCATCTTTATGTAGGCAAACTTCAAGGCAGGAAAAAGTGTACatttaagagggaaaaaagaaaaagggttcATTTAACAAATTTTCTCCAAGACTTTTAATCAAAATAGGAATTTCTTCAAGCTGTGAAATCTGAAACAATGTCTTGGCTTGTGTTACGAGAACTGAACCTTCCTAAGCATACTGCCTTTTTTCCTGTTCTAGGTGTTCTGTGACATGGAGACAGATGGAGGCGGCTGGACTATCATCCAAAGACGTAAAGTTGGTTTGACATCTTTCAATAGGGACTGGAAACAATACAGGGAAGGATTTGGCAATATTCGTGGAGATTTTTGGCTGGGAAATGAAAATATCTACCGACTTTCAAGACGCCCCACTGTTCTGCGAGTGGAATTGGAGGTAATTAATAAGCTCTTAATTTCAGCAGCAAAAGGTTTTTTGTGCAAAGTGATTCTCTAGCAGCAGATACCATCTCCTGTTGATATAGGAGGCCCAAAGAATTTGCATGCTTTAATTGGAGAAGAGATAGGATAGACCTAGTGATACATTCAAGGACAAGACAGAATTACGTTCTCCACTCTGCAAAGTCAGTCGGACAACCTTCTCTCTGCATACAGACTATGTCTTAGGGAACGCATGGGGCTCTAGAAAATGCCATGGAACCCACTGCAGACAGAGATTTAACTGCTGACCACCTCAGATTTCAAGATTCAGAGAGATGGCCCACAAAGTTTTAAAGACTCCAAGACTTTTGCAGCACTTCCTTCCAGCTTGTGTACAAAAGAGTTTGCATTGTATTAACCCAAAACAATTTCTACAGTCCACTAGAGGCTTTGGATTGACTTAGACTACTTTATAGCTAGTACAATAACTTTGAGGGATGGGATATGTATAATGGAGAAAGTGAGCTGAAAGGCTTTATATCTAAAAGTCACtgtttcagagaggaaaaaaaattacttgaggCAGCACAGGGAGACAAGGTGTTGAATGCAAGAGCTGCACACCAGGTTTCCATGCATATTGTTTAATACCAGTACAGTTAAGACTTGGAAATACAATGCTTTGCTCTGGAAAGATTCTTTGCCTTGACAGATAAGTTTCTGCAGTCTGAGATGGCAAAAAACTTGTGAAAAATCTAGGACTGAGAAAAGATATGCAACATGCACTGTATATAACCATAGATGGTGAAGTCTTTTCATAACTTCTAATTggaccttttttttcttcattgttctgtGGCAGGATTGGGAAGGCAACATACGCTATGCGCAATATAAGCAATTCACCCTGAGCAACGAAATAAATAGCTATCGTCTTTTCGTGGGAAACTACACTGGCAACACAGGGCGTGACTCCCTGAGGTACCACAACAACACAGCCTTCAGCACGAAGGACAAGGACAATGATAAGTGCGTGGATGACTGTGCCCAGTTCCGTAAAGGTAaaacacaaccacaaaaaaaaagaaaaaaaaaatcttcctgtccTGAAAGAGTGGCCTGGGTAATTTGTAGAGAGCTCAAGACTCCCTCTGTCCAAGTATCTGGATGGCAAATCAAGGGAGAGATGACCCATTCTGGGACTTACACTTATGCTATGTGGGAAATCTGGCAGTTAAAGCTGATTTACACAGAGCCAGACTGTACATTATAGACATCAGTACTCTTCAAATGATTTAGAGTATGCTCTCATCTACACATACTGTTACCCAGCCCATTATCCATATCTGCTAATCTGCCAGCCTATCTCAATTCAGTGATGCAGGAAGTTATTCCTGCATATCtacaaggcttttattttttcttatatttttatgaGGTTTCAATTCTAGTGTTAGCGACTTTTAATTATTCTCCTATATTCTTATCCTACACACACCTCAAGGTTCAACCTGAATTCTAATCTTTATTCCTATTAAAGAGTCTCTAATGAGGTTGCTCTCTTCACTCAATTTATTGTCTTTATATGAGTTCTGTCACAAAGATAATTGTCTTCACTCTGTTTTGCCCTTTATCCTTAATTTCCCCATTGTGCCCTCAGGCAACATGCAAATAAAATTGTTGATAACAGTCTAAAAATAGTACAGTTTACTTGCAGAGTCCAGAAACCTTTCAAACACCTTAAGATGCCCAAGCTAAGAACCCAAATTCATTTCCTATGTTAACTCTCAGAGTCAGAAACATGTCAAGGAAATATTCTAAGAGGAGTGAGCAACTAAATGAAAAGCTACTGGGCTAATTTGACTATGTAACCGTAAAGCCTTTGTGCATTTAGTATGTAAAGTTTTGAATTTATCTGCAATCCCAGCTATTAGGGCCACAGGCTCCAGGGATTAAGTGATGCATTCTGGTCACTCTCCTTAGGAATGAGCaataattattattacttaaaACAGGTACGTTTTGTATTAAATGGCTCACTAGGAAACTAttcatttgttttttgaaaaggtGGATATTGGTACAACTGCTGCACAGATTCCAATCTGAATGGGGTTTACTACCGCAAAGGAGAACACACCAAGAACATGGATGGCATCACCTGGTATGGATGGCATGGATCAACCTATTCGTTGAAGAGAGTGGAAATGAAGATCCGGCCAGAGGATTTCAAACCTTAGAGGGAACCAATATTTGATTGTACAGCTACATGATGCCACTGCACAGAAGGTGGGCAGCAGACAGATCAAAATCAGCCAAATAATTGTTCATTTCATCTATGCGCAACAGCTACACACTGGCtacgcacacacacaaacaccaagGCACAGTAAGTGCCAGCCACAGCCACTAGTGTTATCAGGGCTCAAACTTATTTCCTCCTAAGGCtctttccaaagggaaaaatactgtgttagGATAGGTTAGAACAGAATGCACTTACAGCACCTTCAGAAAACCTACTGGTGTGCTTTCACCAGCATTGTGAATAGTGGGTTGCCTTAGTATTAACCAGCCAGGCAGGGACTGAAAAAAGAAACCCTCCTTGTTGCCTTTCTTTCAGGGTCTAGAGTAAGCATTGCTGAGTAACTCCTTCCAAGAGGGACTCAACAAAAATTATACTCATTTCAAACCAGAGGAATCAGTCAGAAGCACCCCTGATGCACCTTTCTTTAGTGTATAGTAAGTAGCTTACCttcccgggggcgggggggggggggggggattaaaaaaaaaaaaaaaaaaaaaaaaaatcaagctcaGTTTTGGATTAATTAGTATTGCCTAGGTTGTCTCCTGAAGTTTTACtgccatctcctgctgctgcctcaaaTAAGTCCCCAGAGGGCTGCACCCAGCAGATAGTAACCCTGGAGGAAGGATTTGTCCCATATGCTCTGTGGTGCTTATTCCTATCCACAGATCACCTAAAGGTTGATAAACCAGAAAGCAACTTTCTGGGCTGCCATAAAACTATGTTCAGGTTACAATGTAAGTGTGCTGTATGTCAGTAAGACTAAGAGAGATCAGCAAGTTAGCAAAAAAATCCAGACCCAGCCAAAAAACTCAACTCCAACACTTAAAACCACTGTATCCATGAGCAAAACACTAGTACACACCAGAGAATCCCTAAGTGCCAAAAGTTATTCAAACATAAGGGAATGTTTGCTGGCATACCATGCTGAGGAATattaaaatctgttctgaaaACTACCCCAGTTACAAGTTACCCAGAGATGTTATGTCAAAAATCAGTCTGTTTCTTCCTTACATAACACAGTGTTAaaagtaacagtta
Coding sequences within it:
- the ANGPTL7 gene encoding angiopoietin-related protein 7 isoform X2 — translated: MPARSTAQLAWLCIVTVSVAIYPALLQKPPKRRTINGNAQSKMTGCCDEIKELKLQVANLSRMLQELSKKQEGDWVNVVMQVMELEGSTKQMESRLIDAESKYSEMNNQIDIMQLQAAQTVTQTSADAVYDCSSLYQKNYRISGVYKLPSDEFLGSPDLEVFCDMETDGGGWTIIQRRKVGLTSFNRDWKQYREGFGNIRGDFWLGNENIYRLSRRPTVLRVELEDWEGNIRYAQYKQFTLSNEINSYRLFVGNYTGNTGRDSLRYHNNTAFSTKDKDNDKCVDDCAQFRKGGYWYNCCTDSNLNGVYYRKGEHTKNMDGITWYGWHGSTYSLKRVEMKIRPEDFKP
- the ANGPTL7 gene encoding angiopoietin-related protein 7 isoform X1, coding for MPARSTAQLAWLCIVTVSVAIYPALLQKPPKRRTINGNAQSKMTGCCDEIKELKLQVANLSRMLQELSKKQEGDWVNVVMQVMELEGSTKQMESRLIDAESKYSEMNNQIDIMQLQAAQTVTQTSAVDAVYDCSSLYQKNYRISGVYKLPSDEFLGSPDLEVFCDMETDGGGWTIIQRRKVGLTSFNRDWKQYREGFGNIRGDFWLGNENIYRLSRRPTVLRVELEDWEGNIRYAQYKQFTLSNEINSYRLFVGNYTGNTGRDSLRYHNNTAFSTKDKDNDKCVDDCAQFRKGGYWYNCCTDSNLNGVYYRKGEHTKNMDGITWYGWHGSTYSLKRVEMKIRPEDFKP